In a genomic window of Accipiter gentilis chromosome 23, bAccGen1.1, whole genome shotgun sequence:
- the SLC26A6 gene encoding solute carrier family 26 member 6 — MGMAVEMALSHRAPREVLSEADLEEVAQRKPPTKPSLRSCLRKTRCSVSTAKSLLFRFLPFLRWIPRYPVKDWLLGDIVSGFSVGIMHLPQGLAYALLAGLPPVTGLYSSFYPVFLYFFFGTSRHNSVGPFAVISVMIGSVTDSLLPSENFMESVNGSNLTVNEARRDAARVELVATITVLTGIFQVALGLLQFGFVVTYLSDPLVRGYTTAASVHVLVSQLKNVFGVSLGEHSGPLSLFMTFIEICQKLPQTNVGTLVTAIIAMVAIFAVKEFNHQFATKLPMPIPIELITIIVSTGISYGVNLNAKFGISVVGHIPSGLKPPVVPNVSYFGQVVGNAFAIAVVGYAICISLGKIFALKHGYKVDSNQELIALGLCNFLGGFFQCFAISCSMSRSLVQESTGGNSQVAGVISSLVILVTILKIGELFRDLPKAILSAIIIINLKGMFKQFSDLRTLWKSNQVDLMVWIVTFVATLMLNLDIGLGASVAFGLLTVIFRTQLPHYSILGRISDTDVYRDVAEYQMAQEVPGVKIFRSSSTLYFANVELYAEALKKKSGINVDRLIEKKKKALKKLKKQQKKAEKEKAKRKKDTEDGENGPGVAVIELSGAEGSTPPKPTLRTLGLPQPSFHAIILDFSPVSFVDTVSIKILKNIFRDFHEIEADVFIAGCPEPVLAQLERGNFFSSAITKHCFFPSVHDAVLHISGEQHQTLVDRSTRM, encoded by the exons ATGGGCATGGCAGTGGAGATGGCACTGAGCCACCGAGCGCCTCGTGAAGTGCTGAGCGAGGCCGACCTGGAGGAGGTGGCACAGCGGAAACCTCCCACCAAGCCCTCACTGCGCAGCTGTCTCCGCAAGACCAG ATGCTCGGTCTCCACTGCCAAGTCCCTGCTTTTCCGATTCCTGCCCTTCCTGCGCTGGATTCCCCGCTACCCAGTCAAGGACTGGCTTTTGGGGGATATTGTCTCGGGCTTCAGCGTGGGCATCATGCACCTACCCCAGG GACTTGCCTACGCACTGCTGGCCGGGCTGCCGCCCGTCACTGGTCTCTACTCCTCCTTCTACCCCGTCTTCCTCTACTTCTTCTTTGGGACATCCAGGCACAACTCCGTGG gccCCTTTGCCGTCATCTCCGTCATGATCGGGAGCGTGACGGACTCCCTGCTGCCCAGCGAGAACTTCATGGAGTCTGTCAATGGCAGCAACCTGACAGTCAATGAGGCACGGCGGGATGCTGCCAGGGTGGAGCTGGTGGCCACCATCACTGTCCTGACGGGCATATTCCAG GTGGCCCTGGGCCTGCTGCAGTTCGGCTTCGTGGTGACCTACCTCTCGGACCCGCTGGTGCGTGGCTACACCACTGCTGCCTCCGTGCATGTCCTCGTCTCCCAGCTCAAGAATGTCTTTGGGGTCTCCCTGGGCGAGCACTCAGGGCCGCTCTCACTGTTCATG ACCTTCATTGAGATTTGCCAGAAGCTGCCACAGACCAACGTGGGCACTCTGGTGACAGCCATCATTGCCATGGTGGCCATCTTCGCCGTGAAAGAGTTCAACCACCAGTTCGCCACCAAGCTGCCCATGCCTATCCCCATCGAGCTTATCACG ATCATCGTCTCCACTGGCATCTCCTATGGCGTCAACCTCAATGCCAAATTTGGCATCTCTGTGGTGGGCCACATCCCCAGCGG GTTGAAGCCGCCTGTGGTCCCTAACGTCAGCTACTTTGGGCAGGTTGTGGGCAATGCCTTCGCCATTGCTGTGGTGGGCTACGCCATCTGCATCTCCCTGGGTAAGATCTTTGCCCTGAAGCATGGCTACAAAGTGGACAGCAACCAG GAGCTGATCGCGCTGGGCCTCTGCAACTTCCTGGGGGGCTTCTTCCAGTGTTTTGCCATCAGCTGCTCCATGTCGCGGAGCCTGGTGCAGGAGAGCACAGGGGGCAACAGCCAG GTAGCTGGTGTCATCTCATCCCTGGTCATCCTGGTGACCATCCTGAAGATCGGAGAGCTCTTCCGGGACCTGCCCAAG GCCATCTTGTctgccatcatcatcatcaacctCAAGGGTATGTTCAAGCAGTTCAGTGACCTCCGCACGCTCTGGAAGTCCAACCAGGTGGACCTG ATGGTCTGGATTGTGACCTTTGTGGCCACCCTCATGCTGAACTTGGACATCGGCCTGGGGGCCTCAGTAGCCTTCGGGCTGCTCACCGTCATCTTCCGCACCCAGCT cccccactaCTCCATCCTGGGGCGCATCTCCGACACCGATGTCTACAGGGATGTGGCTGAATACCAGATG GCACAGGAGGTCCCTGGTGTGAAGATCTTTCGCTCCTCCTCCACCCTCTATTTTGCCAATGTGGAGCTGTACGCTGAGGCCCTGAAGAAAAAG AGTGGCATCAATGTGGACCGCCTGATCGAGAAGAAGAAGAAGGCCCTCAAGaagctgaagaaacagcagaagaaagcggagaaggagaaggcaaagagaaaaaag gaCACAGAGGATGGAGAGAATGGTCCGGGCGTGGCAGTGATTGAGCTGAGCGGAGCGGAGGGCAGCACGCCCCCCAAGCCCACCTTGCGcaccctggggctgccccagcccagcttcCACGCCATCATCTTGGACTTCAGCCCCGTCAGCTTCGTGGACACTGTCTCCATCAAGATCCTGAAGAAC aTCTTCAGAGATTTCCATGAGATAGAAGCGGATGTCTTCATTGCTGGCTGCCCGG AGCCCGTCCTCGCCCAGCTGGAGCGGGGCAACTTCTTCAGCTCAGCCATCACCAAGCACTGCTTCTTCCCCTCGGTGCACGATGCTGTGCTCCACATCAGTGGGGAGCAGCACCAGACCTTG GTGGACCGCAGCACCAGGATGTAG
- the LOC126049636 gene encoding cytochrome b-c1 complex subunit 1, mitochondrial, giving the protein MAASSVCRAGCAAGRALLWGPRPSAALLTRNRGAATYAQTLHNIPETQVTTLDNGLRVASEESNQPTCTVGVWISVGSRHENEKNSGAGYFLEHLAFKGTKKRPGAAFEKEVESMGAHLNGYTSREQTAYYIKALSKDMPKVVELLADIVQNCALEESQIEKERGVILQELKEIDSNLTDVTFDYLHATAFQGTALARTVEGTTENIKHLTRADLVSYVDAHFKAPRMVLAAAGGISHKELVDVARQHFSGVPFTYKEDAVPMLPRCRFTGSEIRARDDALPVAHIALAVEGPGWADPDNVVLNVANAIVGRYDRTFGGGKNQSSRLATLAVEHNLCHSFQTFNTSYSDTGLFGFHFVSDPLSIDDMLYCAQGEWMRLCTSTTESEVKRAKNYLRNAMVAQLDGTTPVCENIGSHLLNYGRRIPLEEWDARIAAVDARMVREVCSKYIYDKCPAIAAVGPIEQLLDYNRIRSAMYWIRF; this is encoded by the exons ATGGCGGCTTCCTCTGTGTGCCGGGCGGGGTGCGCGGCCGGGCGGGCCTTGCTGTGGGGTCCTCGCCCCTCC GCAGCTTTGTTGACAAGGAACCGAGGCGCTGCCACCTATGCCCAGACACTCCATAATATCCCTGAGACCCAAGTCACCACTCTAGACAATGGTCTCCGAGTAGCTTCGGAGGAGTCCAATCAGCCAACATGTACG GTGGGTGTGTGGATCAGCGTGGGGAGCCGCCATGAAAACGAGAAGAACAGTGGGGCCGGTTACTTCCTGGAACATCTGGCCTTTAAG GGCACAAAGAAGCGTCCTGGTGCTGCCTTTGAAAAGGAGGTGGAGAGTATGGGTGCTCACCTGAACGGATACACCTCGCGTGAGCAGACTGCCTATTACATAAAAGCCTTGTCCAAGGACATGCCTAAAG TTGTAGAGCTTCTTGCTGACATTGTGCAGAACTGTGCACTGGAAGAGTCTCAGATCGAGAAGGAACGTGGTGTCATCCTCCAGGAGCTGAAAGAAATCGACAGCAACTTGACGGATGTTACCTTTGATTACCTTCATGCCACTGCTTTCCAGGGGACTGCTCTGGCCCGCACTGTTGAGGGGACCACAGAGAACATCAA GCATCTGACTCGAGCAGATCTAGTTTCATATGTTGATGCTCACTTCAAGGCACCTCGTATGGTCCTGGCAGCTGCTGGAG GTATTTCCCACAAAGAGCTGGTAGATGTAGCTAGGCAACACTTCAGTGGAGTGCCTTTTACATACAAAGAGGATGCTGTGCCGATGCTCCCGCGCTGTCGCTTCACAGGGAGTGAG ATCCGTGCCAGAGATGATGCTCTGCCTGTTGCCCATATTGCTCTTGCTGTGGAGGGGCCAGGATGGGCTGATCCAGACAACGTTGTCCTCAATGTGGCTAATGCTATCGTTGGACGCTATGACCGCACTTTTGGAGGTGGTAAG AATCAGTCCAGCAGGCTGGCTACACTTGCTGTGGAGCATAATCTCTGCCACAGTTTCCAGACGTTCAACACCTCTTACTCTGATACTGGCCTCTTCGGTTTCCATTTTGTTTCCGATCCTCTGTCCATAGATGATATGCTGTATTGTGCTCAGGGGGAGTG GATGCGTCTGTGCACTAGTACCACAGAGTCAGAGGTGAAGAGAGCCAAGAACTATCTCCGAAATGCCATGGTGGCTCAACTGGATG GTACTACACCAGTGTGTGAGAATATTGGAAGCCATCTCTTAAACTATGGACGCCGTATCCCTCTGGAGGAGTGGGATGCCAGGATTGCT